A single region of the Mus caroli chromosome 16, CAROLI_EIJ_v1.1, whole genome shotgun sequence genome encodes:
- the Znf75a gene encoding LOW QUALITY PROTEIN: zinc finger protein 75A (The sequence of the model RefSeq protein was modified relative to this genomic sequence to represent the inferred CDS: inserted 5 bases in 3 codons; deleted 1 base in 1 codon; substituted 3 bases at 3 genomic stop codons) produces MGSDFSDFKDRPIDSPAACRVGKLQXDCPLKKRKKLSTWKQVLLRLLGLHXREYPFKCQKCGXESSDLINHQRTHSEEEPFKCQQCGKRFXWSSDLNKHLTTHQSITTAKCSWHGKSFSQNTNPHTQHRTQEREGFSLLRVQENSQNSHLVECQRAHTGEQPXTXNMCKRSFSRRPRPLRRQKYNQERETCWYPLKRFTQ; encoded by the exons ATGGGTTCAGACTTCTCAGACTTCAAAGACAGACCCATAGATTCTCCTGCAG CATGCAGGGTGGGGAAACTGCAATGAGATTGtccacttaaaaaaagaaaaaaattatcaacatGGAAACAAGTGCTGCTGAGACTTCTGGGTCTACA AAGAGAGTACCCATTTAAATGCCAGAAATGTGG GGAAAGCTCAGACCTTATTAACCACCAAAGAACTCACAGCGAAGAGGAACCTTTTAAGTGTCAGCAGTGTGGTAAGAGGT GATGGAGTTCAGATCTTAATAAGCACCTAACCACACACCAAAGT ATAACAACAGCTAAGTGTTCATGGCATGGGAAAAGCTTCAGTCAGAATACAAATCCTCACACACAGCacaggactcaggagagagagggCTTTTCCCTGTTAAGAGTTCAGGAAAACAGCCAGAATTCCCACCTTGTTGAATGTCAGAGAGCACACACAGGTGAGCAGCCTTAGACATGAAATATGTGCAAAAGAAGCTTTAGCCGACGGCCACGCCCTCTCAGACGCCAGAAAtacaaccaagaaagagaaaCGTGTTGGTATCCTCTGAAGAGATTCACCCAATAA